GATAATTATTGATTAAATGACAATGAAAGTTGatcattcaaatattcaaatctatacattgtccttttttttaagtcttcatatatatattttaatggaGAGCTTGCCTGAAACCTGTCAGCTTCAACTCACCTGCTATGCAACTTCAAGACTTCTTTAAGAGTTAGCAATGTCTTAGAATTTACAAAGTGGAAATTTACCAGTTAAACTGCATCTACAAATAGAACTAAACTATAAAGTAATGTCAAGGAAACTTATTCCAAGATTCATTATAAAACATTACCAAAAACCTCTTGCTAATACTATTTGTTGGCAACATGTTAAGTCAAACTGCACATGAGTTGTTCTTCTTTGCATTTCATTACATCTTCATTTGCTTGTTTACTGCACAGCTAATCGGTGAACGTTTAAAGAATGTACAAACCATAAGATGTTTAATATCAATGTAACAGAAGCACAGAGTATGATTTTATCAGCTACTGCAGCACGGAATCTAAAGGCGAAAGGACTGAACATAGTGGCTGTTgtcaggtggaggaggtgattCATGACCTGGTATTAGTGCAGTGATCTTGCATCTCTAAAATTAAATGGAGACAAAGtcgcattaaaaaaaaaagcaccaaGCATGCTTTTATTTGCACCTCCCATAATAAATACTGACAGTTCCAAACCGTTCTTTGTCATCAAAAGTAATTTCTTGTCAATCTATTATATAGGTTGTTCTCTCCATTATAATATTAAAACTGCATGTGAACATACAGTTTATAAAAAGACTCTATGGCACTGGaccttaatttgtttttcaaaaataacaaaacaagcaCACCATTTTGCAAAGGGCTCATATAACATTTCTCATTAAACCCTGTTGTGTTGTACTTTTGTATTTGTAACATTTGTTTAAGACACGCCAATCAAAGTGCTGGGTCAAACTTCACCAGACTTCAGAGACTTCCACTTGCAGAACAGGAAATTGGATCAATCCTCCCACCAGTCCTTTATCGTCTCTACATATCACCTAGGAGAGAAAATAATGCCGCAGGATTGTAACATGGCTTCTGGCATGGCTCCTGTTTGTTCTCAAGCAAGTTCATGCAAGTTTCCATCCGTCCAAGTTGATGCAATAGCAGGAGGCGAGTAGGTTAGCTGTCACTCAACTGCTGACATGCACTGTAATGCAGTATATCACACTTCTTCACAGCAGCTGCCACTTCAGGTGTGATGTGGTCCATCCATTCCATGGTTTGTTTTCCATCCTGTGATTTTCAACCTGAGAAGTCAAAACTTTCATCCCCCGTCGAGGCCCTTTTCCTCATGCACTGCCAACACGTCCGTACGTGCACGTTGATAAAACCCAAGCACAAGTCATCCATCCTTTTCTACCCATTCCCCTTCCCTGCCCTCCTACCCTCGATGTCCACTCCCAGGATGATCCTCGTGTATTCGTAGACAACGTAGGACACACTGACGGCAGGAACGACCTTCAGCAGGTTGGGGGAAATTCCTCTATAAAGTCCGGCGAAGCCCTCCTGAGTAACAATGTTGTGAAGCAAGGCCAACATGGAGGGTTTCGGGGTTCCCTTCACTAaagctgaggagagagaaaagggccTTCACTAACTCATTGTTCTTTCTCACTTCATGTAACACTATCAATGTGGTGTCTACTGTGTTCTTTGGAGGAAATAGATTTGTGATTATGCCGTTGGTAACCACTTCCCAAAGCATACCATGCATCGAATGCGACACTGGAAACAGTGTTTGACAAAAAGTCTTAATTCAAGGTCCACATACTTTTCTTCTCAGTTTCAACCACATCTCAATATTAAAGTCCAACACATTTTGTGAGGATTAATTATGGAGTGAGTAAGGAGCAAGTTGAAGGCTCCAAAAAACTAGCACGTGGATCCTGAGTTACATTTTATTCTCATAAATAAGAATTCAAGTTTTTGACAGATTTCACACTTGCCAGGGTTCATTGAACTATGACCCAGGACAGCAGCTTATAAAAATCAAATGTACCTTTATTATTGCTTTGACAGAATTACATCAAGGTCACATCATATGTTGTTTGTAAATTCAGCTATACCACAGCATCTAAAGCGATTCAGCCGCTGAACAGCAATATTTTAATGCAATGAACAACCACTCATCTGTCATCTTAACTCCAGGTCCAGTAATCAGCTTTCAGCCACATCTCTTGGGCTTTAGATGCGGTTAAAAAGCCCTAGTGAAAATGAGCAAGTGGACCATTTTTAATCAAACTACAGTTTCTTTCCAGTTTCCATGTTGTCACATTGTTTGTTAGAATTTCTGACAAACACCTCTGGATTAACTTGCAATATGCATTTTCCTTTATTGGACAGTTTGGGAGGAAACAAATAGGAAAGCGAGAGGGGGTGTGACATGCAATAAATCGTGGAGGCTGTGGTTATGCAGCGTGCACTGTGACCATTCTGCCACAAGAGGGgccaaactgaaaataaactcATGGCTCACTTGGAGTTAGGGAATCCACATTATGTGATTGCATGGATACAAAATATCACAGATGAATGGTGTTCATCACTTCAGTAGAGCTCAGAGACTTAGTGATCCCTGAAGCTCCTCTGATGGCTCTACACTTAAGTTTGACACTCGTATGAATGAACCTTACCCTGTGCCTGCATTCGGGTGCGGATCAGTGCCAGTGGGTAACTTGCTAGCTGTCCACAGGTGCTGGAGACAGCACCACAGCCGACCAGCACCATGACCCCTGGGTCGGCCAGACCTTTGTTCCTGTTCAGCCAGGCAAACTTCAGAGTCTGAGGAACGAGGGCGAGAGGACGTTAAAAcgcagaggagaaacagaaagtgCTGTGAGGGCTGTGCACTATCGTTGTTATCTAACCTCATAGACAGCCAGGTCAATGCCAGCGTAGGGGACAATACTCAGCAGGTTGGGTATGTAACCCTTGTAGAAGGCTGTGACACCTTCCTTCTGTAGGATGTGTTTGGCACAGTCTGCGATTCCTGAGAACTGGCCTGTGTTTCTCAGTGTGAGACGAGTTTTCAGCACCTGTAGGGAACACAAAGAGGAGTTGCAAAAAAGGAcggtgagaaagagaaaagaggtcAAGCGTTTTCCCCGTCATTCATGCAAACCAGAAAGTGCCTTTTCTTCATCTTACATGAAAGTTCTTAGAAATATATTACCCAGATATTACCTCCATTGGGTAGATGGCCGTCTGTGCTGTACCTCCTGCAAGACAGCCAGCGACAAACCTCTCATGAATCCTCAGAGTTCTTGTTTCATTGCTGCCACGCATCACATTCTTGATCTATGTAGCGTTAAAGCAACAAGAAGAGTAAATTAATCATAGTTTGAGAAGGTGTTAGATTCATGAAGAAGGAGTGTTGTTAAAAGACAGATTCAACCCTTTTGTGGAACACATTTGGATAAGCTACCTTAGTTTAGCAGTAAGACTGGGAATAAACAATATAGCTTTTGCTCCTCAAAATTGAAGCCTAATCATTGTCCTGGAATATTTCTTGACTTGGAGCAGGAACTTCCTGGAGTCTTTTGGCCAACCTGAGGTTGCAAGACAGCCAGAGCAACCTCCAGACATGTACATCTTCAAGTTGCTGCTGTGTGTTCCACCTGCTCATAGGCTGTGAACTTGATTGCAGTCTCTGGGGCAATTTTAAGAACATTGATTCCGTTGCCTCTCCACAACGACCGCAGTCCTCCTTCTTTCACCATGAATTGAAAACTGTTCAGCACGTTGCCGCTGAACATGAAGGAACCATGAACCTGGAAGAGTAGAGCAGGAAGGTTATCACAGAAACATGTCACACAAAGGTAGTAACTCATGAATGATTATTTTACAAGATCGTAATCGTCCCCGACCGACCTGTCGAAAGACTTTGAGGCGGTCCAAGGGGGCGGTTCCAGTTCGTGATACAGATCCGGCAAATGCTCCGGCCATCAGCTGTCGCCACACATACCCcgacttcttctcctcttctgaaAAGTCATCTGGGACTGTGAGCTGCTCCCCTATATCCAACATCTACTGAGGTTATGGTGGCGTATAAGTGTGACATATAAGAAAAATAACAGGgagggacgacagagagagTTGAGCACACAAGTTAACAaactgctttgttttgtttttgaaagtgtACATGTTTGAGTGTGCTTAACCTCACCATCGAGTGTTTCCAGTAGCGTGCCACGTCCTCCATATTAGTGATGGGCTTAAACAGGAAGTAGTCACGCCACTCATTCCAGTCAATTGTCATGGTACCATCCTTGTCAATACTGGGTGACAAACATATATAAACAATTGTTGGACATTATATTTTTCTTAGCAGAAAGTAGCATCATTAAGTAGACACAAAGATATGGACGGTAGGAACAAGAGTTTGCATGATCCATGATCCATTATGATTCCAACACCTCTCTGGCCACATCAGCCAGATTAATGCGCTTGTGTGTCTTTTGCCTTCAGAAATTGGAAAGTGTGATGAATCATATCCGGACACACAGCTCAGATCAGATGTGTGATGTACAAAAAGACGTTTAATCTCGCTGAATATCTAGTAACCATTTACTATTTAACACAGAGGATTACTAAGAGGAAGTGgagtttgttttcttaaattctGTTTACAAGACAAATAATCAATATATCTTTTTCAGACCGTAGTAGAATCTTGGTGGCTTCCTCGTGACTGATGTCCACCCCAATGGTACGGAGACAGTGCTGGATCTCCGCTGCATCCACCTGACCTGCAAATATCCACCATCACACACAGTGAGAAGTGACTAAATATGGACATTTGAAGTGACAGTGAAATTATTTATAATTTCGAGTGTGTTCATAGATGCATACAGACCATCATTATTCCTGTCCAGTCTGCTGAACATGAGTTTAAGCTGTTTTTCATGGTCGCGGAGATACTGTGTGAACTCCTCAAAGTCCAGTACTCCGTCATTGTTGGTGTCCCCAGTCTGGACAATCTGAAAGTAGAGACAGCCAAGTCAATGAGAAACGATGGTCTGGACTTTCAGCTGTTATTTATTCAGggaccaaaaaacaaacagttaatTTCAAGATTGGCTGCAAACAAAGGCTGTATGAGCTACAGTCTGAAAGCCAAATATGCCTCTATGATACGGCTCAGAGAGATGCTTGGCCTTTCTCGCTCACTGGCAGCTGCAGCGGGATCCTCGCTGGTAACACCAGACTTCTTATCATGCTGCTcgattattgttttattgtacaTCTATGAATCATTCTTTACAACATATGTTagcagcaaacacaacacaggtgaCCCTGACAGCTGTGAAATCAAGGTTACACTCACAGTTTGCTGTCTAAACCTCAACCTTGCCATGGGTCGGACAAATATTGCTACAGCATGTTGTGTATTTGAGGAATTACCTACATCCTACAGTTTGTTCTCATATAACTTAAGTATGTTACACATGAGGATTTCATGCTGTAATATAAAAGTACACCTCTTTTATCACATGGTTTTGAAAAAGTCAGCCCAGAGAATAAATCTATATGTTTTAGGTTTTTTCAATGACAATTATAttccaataagaaagaaaagcGTCAGTTTGGACAGGGATCTATATGTGAAAAAACTGTGAGACTGAGAGAAAGGTTACCATTCTCATCTTACAGAGACCTACTGCTTGTACCAAAATAGATGCCATGCTTTGCTTTATATacccacagccacacacacacgcacacacggagTGAAAAGAAGAAGTAACATGTGACAAAGTGACAGTGAGTCTCGTCTTCTTGGCGACCCACACACTTCTTTCCAAAACAGACAGGTCGACCGAGCGTGGAGAAACAGACCGTGTGTATTCACAATAAAGGTTTTCTGTTGATGTCCTTGACTCCTGCTGAGGTCTGAGGACATTTTACATAAGAAGAGAAAGGAAATCTCTCACAGGCTGTAAGATGATGAGAGCAGGACAACTCTATCTTACATGTAATATACATGTAGCACCCACAGCCCTCATATAGTATATGTCACTGCATGatatcaaacaaacaggtgtcCTACCCTATCAAAGGAGCCTCTGGAAAGCCCTCGGCCGGCCAGTCCTGTCCGCAATTCAACGATGTCGATGCGTCCATCTTTGTTGAGGTCCAGCTGATCAAACAGCTCAGCATAACTCTTCTCCCTGTCATGGTCTGGACCAGGGGATTCATCGCCCTGGCAGTGAACCCACGGGAACCAAGTCCGTCTGGCTCCCATAACTGGTGCCACTGGTGTCAGCTGATGGGATACAGAAGCATCGGTGTAATCACAAAAGAACACAGCATTGATTACAACTTATCAAGCCTTCATTTACTTAGTtgataaaaactgaggcagcagaaaaACTACTCATCCCACAATTTCTGCCAGTCTGAAAAACTGGTGCCTACATTAACCATTTTGCAATTTGAACACCATTTTAACCCTTATCCCAAACCAATTCGTTCAAATTATCAACTGTACGTAAAAAGAtccccaaagtgaagccaaagcatcttgactgccacctggtggctggctgcatacAGTATAGGTTATAAACCCTGCCTCTTCCGAGTCACTGGATGTACATAAATTATACTAAAACATGGTTTGGGTTATTTTAGGcagttgttatcacactgatgattgacagctgggtcGTGTGTACCAGCCGAACTTCGCTAATGCAGCAGACTCTGGTTTAAAATGAGCGAGATGGCAGCATTCGTATCCGAGATCGTTTTGTATTCAATTCCAAACAGTGAGAGAgggtggagacacgtcgtccatctttatgtgtGGTCTATGGTTCAGACCTTCATGTGTGCTATGCTTGTAGCAGCTGATGTGACGTCACAGCCTCAGAGATAAGGAGCCAGCCTCACTATTAACCTCACCTCGATGTCCTCACAACGTTcacttcaatttttttttattaactcaTGTGACGTGACATGAGGCAACTGTGCAGCTCCCTCTAGTGCCACAAAAGGCTTTATGCAACTTCTCCCCACatgcattaaaaacaaacagacctcCTTTAACAGACGAGGGGGGAAAAATAATGTTTCTGCTCAACAAAGTGATTCTGTTTGTGTCTACTTATTACAGGTTCCCCTATATGCAGTGGTGTACCTACAGGAGCATGATGAATTGAGATATGATTTAACATCACGCTCCATCAGGGCGCCACAGTTTATTAGAATTAGTTGAGTTGAATCAAAAAGCTGGAGTCAAAGGGTCAGATCTATTCCAGGACATTTTGTTTCTGGTTAGttttctgagctgcagctgtgtcCACCTTCTCCACCACCGTCTAAAATATTCGGAACTGCGTTTACTGCTCGAACAGAATAAACATGTCAATGTCTGTGGGATTATGTAGCTTGGAAGGACTAAACCGTAGTGACTCACTGCTTATCTCAAGAACGACCCGCCGCCCATGGTCGGACACAGCGGATCAGGATCAGGACTGCAGCTGGAGCCCAgtgaactggatctgagtccGTCCTGAAACAGGTCTGAGGCTGACGAGCGGCAGCTTCCTCTGGATCCAGATCCCGCGGCtccaggagtgtgtgtctgtgtgtgtgtgtgtgtatgtgtgtgtgtctgtgttcacacCATAGACTGGAAGGCAACAGGCTCACACCGAGGATCGCTCCGTGTCCTGGATCCAAATGAGACCCAggctgaagaagcaggaagagagagacacgCACAGCCCCCAGGCTTGCAGAGCGTGTGGCTGCGCGCTTGGGtctgtgtgcgcatgtgtgtgtgtgggttaagGCTATAGGGTTAGCAGGGCTGGAACTAGCACATTTGGCGCTCTAGACAAGCTTCACTCCCGCTACAGCCTGTCACATTCACTCGCTCATCTTCCCAATCGCctgcaaaaaatgtttttttagtcTTCTGTTCTGTTGATGGctgcaggggcggctcctggcataggcgaagtaggcggttgcctagggcgcaaaatgccgagagggcggcacaagggactgatttatcatgacgcgacacatgcaatataaaccaaaacattaacATCACAACAtaatcttctaaacccggggacgcaccggagatagaagcgccgcgaggcgccacgaaagctgtccgcttcctttccgcgcccatgttaaataattgggctgttcgcaccggcagcgccgcggccggctcgcaatctgcagcgatggttccggggtctgttctatttttttcgctcgctaCGAGCAAATCGGGccagaaaacacattgaaaattgatatatttcaaacgatctatcatgtcactacagatatgatgtcggaaatggcaacagagttgttagtgctgttgtggcgatctcagggtattctgccgtgactttaatccaggacaccggcagagttgttttctcaaaaataattttaaggccgctgtcatttgcgatctccagcatctgatcttcttcttaaacagacctgctggattcacctggtttgttgacaaatgggtccgacaaataacgtgctggtttgtgttcagcgaaaaagtgacgtgaccgagacaagcgtcttgacatgcataaagcatgagtcataacgcagaggatccggtaatttttcaaaataaaacggttttattttgaaaaattaccggataatagataaaacagaaaacttgtaaaatgtttattctttctgtgcggcccggtaccaaatgacccacaaatgggcctgttgccctgttgattacaataaataggtctaaaaaatatgtttattgtgtttgactgttcagtactgttcatatacattacatttaaaaagcagacataaaggtaacttaaaagttactttctctagtaactaattacttttgatatacagtaactggtggggtaaatcaattactttttaaaaaagtgactagtaactgtaactaattactaattttcagtaacttgccaaacactgcttaatccacacatttgtcagttgtgtccaaacagacagaaacacacaagcacatactctcttgtgtgtgtgtgtgtgtgtgtgtgtgtgtgtggggcgggggggggcgtgttagactgtggtaagagttgaagatgagtcaaaaaaagattaaattatcaggagcacgattcagaaagcgcagcaaagtaggggaggagaagaaataacaatatagaggtagaatcaccccaattgcggacatcattaatgtttatttttgtcgacatgacatgatatgctgtcactacagctgagttcagactttttatatttttattatatatttttattattttttatagcttagaattttgtctgcctgtgtgtgcatctgtttacagtccaaaagttcttggggatgcatgacaatttgcgtgtgtatgttgggggggccgccattctgaaatcccgcctagggcgccaacattgccagggccggccctgggtCCAATGCCGTATGAACTGACAATGTGAGCCACTGGAAAAGGCAGAGACGACAGCTGAGGTGTATCTttttcagtttgactttttttggtCAATTGATTAAATATCTTTACTCTTTCATTTAGCTTAGTGATATCAGAAATATGCATTACAGCTTTAATCAACAGTATCATCAGTATGAACTGCTgacctcaagtaaacctaaatctCACACTAAGAACAACACAGATATTTTATAAAAGACCAGCATCctgttaaaacaaaaaacacaaaaaattatgaaaactCTATATGTTGTATTTGTCCTCTGTTCCCCCACCCACAGCAGAAACAAATCTCTGCAGACCTAATGTAGGACCTAGCGCAATCCACCTTTTCAataatttgtcattttgaaTGACAGAGCTTTGGCATTTTCCAGCgtgtatttttaaattatgGATTACAGCAATTTGCATTATTTACTGGAAATCTGACATGAGTGGATGGTTCGAGACCAACCTGCTACGCCTCTCAGAATGCTAATGCTTCACTTATTTGATATGTTCCATAAACCCAGCCACAATATTTCAATTGATTTACAGTACCAACCATCTGAATGGGACAAGAAGGACACATATAGACGCccttcagacctggtattaaaatcTGTCTTGAGTGATCTGACAGCATAAAGTGAGCTACATGTGGGAATGCATTCTAATGCATCATCAATGCTTTTTGAAATCCGACTGCCGaggccacatttggaggtggtCCGGGACACATGTTGTGATGTCTTGAGAGGTCAGAAGAAGCTTGTGAGGCGTAGGTGCACAAATGAAGACGACAAGCAGTGGTTTCTAACTCAAATAAGGTATTCCGATTTTTTTAGCCAAAGGTTGACTTGATTCCAGCAGACAGCggctaaacaaaacaaacacaggtatTTTCAGGCGAACTTCTCATTTGTTGTTCTTTTCGTAACATAAagctctctttctctatctgtctgtctccttctgtgtctgtcctcctctctctccagggcAATCTCTTTCAGCTAGGCAGCAGCCTTGGCCCTGGCTGGCCTGCTGACTGTAGGACATGTAGTCATGTAGTCGCCGGGTGACATGATTGGTTGCTGTCTCtgctgtatgtatgtatctaccCTCGATGACACTCCCTCTCATGACATCACATTGTTGACACCTTCTTTTGCAGTGCGAACGCAAATACGTCCCTGGCCACATATGAAACATGAAACAGTCTAATTTTAATACCGCTGCCCGTAGAtatttttgatatatatattttattttctattttttttagcGTTTGTAATATTCTGAGATTGGTacaagagagcctgtgacccaagcatttcattgccagc
The sequence above is a segment of the Limanda limanda chromosome 2, fLimLim1.1, whole genome shotgun sequence genome. Coding sequences within it:
- the LOC133020721 gene encoding mitochondrial adenyl nucleotide antiporter SLC25A24-like, with amino-acid sequence MGARRTWFPWVHCQGDESPGPDHDREKSYAELFDQLDLNKDGRIDIVELRTGLAGRGLSRGSFDRIVQTGDTNNDGVLDFEEFTQYLRDHEKQLKLMFSRLDRNNDGQVDAAEIQHCLRTIGVDISHEEATKILLRIDKDGTMTIDWNEWRDYFLFKPITNMEDVARYWKHSMMLDIGEQLTVPDDFSEEEKKSGYVWRQLMAGAFAGSVSRTGTAPLDRLKVFRQVHGSFMFSGNVLNSFQFMVKEGGLRSLWRGNGINVLKIAPETAIKFTAYEQIKNVMRGSNETRTLRIHERFVAGCLAGGTAQTAIYPMEVLKTRLTLRNTGQFSGIADCAKHILQKEGVTAFYKGYIPNLLSIVPYAGIDLAVYETLKFAWLNRNKGLADPGVMVLVGCGAVSSTCGQLASYPLALIRTRMQAQALVKGTPKPSMLALLHNIVTQEGFAGLYRGISPNLLKVVPAVSVSYVVYEYTRIILGVDIEGRRAGKGNG